A single window of Zea mays cultivar B73 chromosome 10, Zm-B73-REFERENCE-NAM-5.0, whole genome shotgun sequence DNA harbors:
- the LOC103642623 gene encoding omega-hydroxypalmitate O-feruloyl transferase, whose product MAGLAMNHCMFDDIGAMKFINSWAETGRGVAELTVSPFLDRNVLKARDSPVHTFPHHEFAEIPDISDTAALYGAQELQYRSFCFDPDQLERVCGLALADGALGRCTTFKALSGLVWRACTKALGLALGQRTKLLFAMDGRRWFVPPLPRGYFGNDIVLTNALATASELLSVPVSRAVGLVQEAVRMVTEDYMRSAVDYFEATRARSSLACTLLITTWSRLEFHGADFGWGEPVMSGLVTLPEKEVILFHVSRESRGERGSRPQSRLRAVIPHDLGAGLPSM is encoded by the coding sequence ATGGCTGGCCTGGCCATGAACCACTGCATGTTCGACGACATCGGCGCCATGAAGTTCATCAACTCGTGGGCCGAGACGGGGCGTGGTGTCGCTGAGCTCACCGTGTCGCCGTTCCTGGACCGCAACGTCCTGAAGGCGCGCGACTCGCCGGTGCACACCTTCCCGCACCACGAGTTCGCCGAGATCCCCGACATCTCCGACACGGCGGCGCTCTACGGCGCGCAGGAGCTACAGTACCGCTCCTTCTGCTTCGACCCGGACCAGCTGGAGCGCGTCTGCGGGCTGGCGCTTGCCGACGGCGCCCTCGGCCGTTGCACCACCTTCAAGGCGCTGTCGGGGCTCGTGTGGCGCGCGTGCACCAAGGCGCTCGGGCTGGCGCTCGGGCAGCGCACGAAGCTGCTGTTCGCCATGGACGGACGACGCTGGTTTGTGCCGCCTCTCCCGCGGGGCTACTTCGGCAACGACATCGTGCTGACCAACGCCCTGGCCACGGCCAGCGAGCTGCTGTCCGTGCCCGTGTCGCGCGCAGTCGGGCTGGTGCAGGAGGCCGTGCGGATGGTGACTGAAGACTACATGCGGTCGGCAGTGGACTACTTCGAGGCGACACGAGCCCGGTCATCGCTGGCGTGCACGCTGCTCATCACCACATGGTCGCGCCTCGAGTTCCACGGTGCCGACTTCGGGTGGGGCGAGCCCGTCATGTCGGGCCTAGTCACGCTGCCGGAGAAGGAGGTCATCCTCTTCCATGTTTCGCGCGAGAGCAGGGGAGAGCGCGGATCGAGGCCGCAATCCCGTCTGCGAGCAGTGATTCCGCACGATTTGGGTGCCGGATTGCCTTCCATGTAG
- the LOC100283644 gene encoding probable 2-oxoglutarate-dependent dioxygenase At3g50210 isoform X1, with product MGSSNDVTAIPLIDVAPLVKKIDDPDMANDKDLLRVVLTLDYACKEVGFFYVLPHEEKMKIKMTRQSGYRGYQKLGENVTKEKRDMHEAVNCLTPIAPGKYGDLGKTLEGDNLWPEYPSNLKVVLENYISLVKDLSRKIMRGIALALGGPADAFERGIAGDPYWALRLVSYPVSSSDEKRTDDTGMMGSHTDYGLVTLVNQDDDICALEVQNRSGVWIRANPIPETFLCNIGDMLQVWSNGIYQPTVHRVINSSHQRRVSAVFFYETDFDAAVEPVELCVEKTGGVAKYDKVVYGERLVRKAFCCFGHL from the exons ATGGGTTCTTCCAATGATGTCACGGCGATTCCTCTAATCG ATGTTGCCCCACTTGTCAAAAAGATTGATGATCCAGACATGGCAAATGATAAGGATTTGCTACGAGTTGTTCTAACGTTGGACTATGCTTGCAAGGAGGTTGGATTCTTTTATGTG CTTCCACATGAGGAAAAGATGAAGATTAAGATGACACGTCAAAGTGGGTATAG AGGGTATCAAAAGCTAGGAGAGAATGTTACCAAGGAAAAACGTGATATGCACGAAGCAGTCAAT TGCTTGACTCCTATTGCACCTGGCAAATACGGAGACCTTGGTAAAACACTTGAAGGAGACAATCTGTG GCCTGAATACCCATCAAATTTGAAGGTAGTGCTGGAAAACTATATCAGCCTTGTCAAAG ATCTGTCAAGGAAGATCATGCGAGGTATAGCTTTGGCATTGGGTGGGCCTGCTGATGCCTTTGAAAGGGGAATAGCAGGAGATCCTTACTGGGCTCTCAGGCTGGTTAGCTACCCTGTTTCAAGCAGTGATGAGAAACGCACTGATGATACTGGGATGAT GGGATCGCACACAGACTACG GACTTGTTACACTGGTTAACCAGGATGATGACATTTGTGCCCTTGAG GTCCAAAATCGTTCCGGTGTGTGGATACGTGCCAACCCGATTCCTGAAACCTTTCTTTGCAACATCGGTGACATGCTCCAG GTCTGGTCAAATGgaatttaccaacccacagttcatAGAGTCATCAACAGCTCCCATCAACGCCGCGTTTCTGCTGTGTTTTTCTATGAG ACCGATTTTGATGCTGCCGTAGAGCCCGTTGAGTTGTGCGTGGAGAAAACAGGCGGCGTCGCCAAGTATGACAAGGTCGTGTATGGGGAGCGTCTGGTTCGGAAGGCCTTCTGCTGCTTTGGCCATTTATAG
- the LOC100283644 gene encoding probable 2-oxoglutarate-dependent dioxygenase At3g50210 isoform X2, whose protein sequence is MANDKDLLRVVLTLDYACKEVGFFYVKGHGICEMLMREVRDVSHKFFQLPHEEKMKIKMTRQSGYRGYQKLGENVTKEKRDMHEAVNCLTPIAPGKYGDLGKTLEGDNLWPEYPSNLKVVLENYISLVKDLSRKIMRGIALALGGPADAFERGIAGDPYWALRLVSYPVSSSDEKRTDDTGMMGSHTDYGLVTLVNQDDDICALEVQNRSGVWIRANPIPETFLCNIGDMLQVWSNGIYQPTVHRVINSSHQRRVSAVFFYETDFDAAVEPVELCVEKTGGVAKYDKVVYGERLVRKAFCCFGHL, encoded by the exons ATGGCAAATGATAAGGATTTGCTACGAGTTGTTCTAACGTTGGACTATGCTTGCAAGGAGGTTGGATTCTTTTATGTG AAAGGCCACGGCATTTGTGAGATGCTAATGAGGGAAGTGAGGGATGTGTCACACAAATTCTTTCAGCTTCCACATGAGGAAAAGATGAAGATTAAGATGACACGTCAAAGTGGGTATAG AGGGTATCAAAAGCTAGGAGAGAATGTTACCAAGGAAAAACGTGATATGCACGAAGCAGTCAAT TGCTTGACTCCTATTGCACCTGGCAAATACGGAGACCTTGGTAAAACACTTGAAGGAGACAATCTGTG GCCTGAATACCCATCAAATTTGAAGGTAGTGCTGGAAAACTATATCAGCCTTGTCAAAG ATCTGTCAAGGAAGATCATGCGAGGTATAGCTTTGGCATTGGGTGGGCCTGCTGATGCCTTTGAAAGGGGAATAGCAGGAGATCCTTACTGGGCTCTCAGGCTGGTTAGCTACCCTGTTTCAAGCAGTGATGAGAAACGCACTGATGATACTGGGATGAT GGGATCGCACACAGACTACG GACTTGTTACACTGGTTAACCAGGATGATGACATTTGTGCCCTTGAG GTCCAAAATCGTTCCGGTGTGTGGATACGTGCCAACCCGATTCCTGAAACCTTTCTTTGCAACATCGGTGACATGCTCCAG GTCTGGTCAAATGgaatttaccaacccacagttcatAGAGTCATCAACAGCTCCCATCAACGCCGCGTTTCTGCTGTGTTTTTCTATGAG ACCGATTTTGATGCTGCCGTAGAGCCCGTTGAGTTGTGCGTGGAGAAAACAGGCGGCGTCGCCAAGTATGACAAGGTCGTGTATGGGGAGCGTCTGGTTCGGAAGGCCTTCTGCTGCTTTGGCCATTTATAG
- the LOC100283644 gene encoding probable 2-oxoglutarate-dependent dioxygenase At3g50210 isoform X3 encodes MLMREVRDVSHKFFQLPHEEKMKIKMTRQSGYRGYQKLGENVTKEKRDMHEAVNCLTPIAPGKYGDLGKTLEGDNLWPEYPSNLKVVLENYISLVKDLSRKIMRGIALALGGPADAFERGIAGDPYWALRLVSYPVSSSDEKRTDDTGMMGSHTDYGLVTLVNQDDDICALEVQNRSGVWIRANPIPETFLCNIGDMLQVWSNGIYQPTVHRVINSSHQRRVSAVFFYETDFDAAVEPVELCVEKTGGVAKYDKVVYGERLVRKAFCCFGHL; translated from the exons ATGCTAATGAGGGAAGTGAGGGATGTGTCACACAAATTCTTTCAGCTTCCACATGAGGAAAAGATGAAGATTAAGATGACACGTCAAAGTGGGTATAG AGGGTATCAAAAGCTAGGAGAGAATGTTACCAAGGAAAAACGTGATATGCACGAAGCAGTCAAT TGCTTGACTCCTATTGCACCTGGCAAATACGGAGACCTTGGTAAAACACTTGAAGGAGACAATCTGTG GCCTGAATACCCATCAAATTTGAAGGTAGTGCTGGAAAACTATATCAGCCTTGTCAAAG ATCTGTCAAGGAAGATCATGCGAGGTATAGCTTTGGCATTGGGTGGGCCTGCTGATGCCTTTGAAAGGGGAATAGCAGGAGATCCTTACTGGGCTCTCAGGCTGGTTAGCTACCCTGTTTCAAGCAGTGATGAGAAACGCACTGATGATACTGGGATGAT GGGATCGCACACAGACTACG GACTTGTTACACTGGTTAACCAGGATGATGACATTTGTGCCCTTGAG GTCCAAAATCGTTCCGGTGTGTGGATACGTGCCAACCCGATTCCTGAAACCTTTCTTTGCAACATCGGTGACATGCTCCAG GTCTGGTCAAATGgaatttaccaacccacagttcatAGAGTCATCAACAGCTCCCATCAACGCCGCGTTTCTGCTGTGTTTTTCTATGAG ACCGATTTTGATGCTGCCGTAGAGCCCGTTGAGTTGTGCGTGGAGAAAACAGGCGGCGTCGCCAAGTATGACAAGGTCGTGTATGGGGAGCGTCTGGTTCGGAAGGCCTTCTGCTGCTTTGGCCATTTATAG
- the LOC100283644 gene encoding Probable 2-oxoglutarate-dependent dioxygenase At3g50210 translates to MGSSNDVTAIPLIDVAPLVKKIDDPDMANDKDLLRVVLTLDYACKEVGFFYVKGHGICEMLMREVRDVSHKFFQLPHEEKMKIKMTRQSGYRGYQKLGENVTKEKRDMHEAVNCLTPIAPGKYGDLGKTLEGDNLWPEYPSNLKVVLENYISLVKDLSRKIMRGIALALGGPADAFERGIAGDPYWALRLVSYPVSSSDEKRTDDTGMMGSHTDYGLVTLVNQDDDICALEVQNRSGVWIRANPIPETFLCNIGDMLQVWSNGIYQPTVHRVINSSHQRRVSAVFFYETDFDAAVEPVELCVEKTGGVAKYDKVVYGERLVRKAFCCFGHL, encoded by the exons ATGGGTTCTTCCAATGATGTCACGGCGATTCCTCTAATCG ATGTTGCCCCACTTGTCAAAAAGATTGATGATCCAGACATGGCAAATGATAAGGATTTGCTACGAGTTGTTCTAACGTTGGACTATGCTTGCAAGGAGGTTGGATTCTTTTATGTG AAAGGCCACGGCATTTGTGAGATGCTAATGAGGGAAGTGAGGGATGTGTCACACAAATTCTTTCAGCTTCCACATGAGGAAAAGATGAAGATTAAGATGACACGTCAAAGTGGGTATAG AGGGTATCAAAAGCTAGGAGAGAATGTTACCAAGGAAAAACGTGATATGCACGAAGCAGTCAAT TGCTTGACTCCTATTGCACCTGGCAAATACGGAGACCTTGGTAAAACACTTGAAGGAGACAATCTGTG GCCTGAATACCCATCAAATTTGAAGGTAGTGCTGGAAAACTATATCAGCCTTGTCAAAG ATCTGTCAAGGAAGATCATGCGAGGTATAGCTTTGGCATTGGGTGGGCCTGCTGATGCCTTTGAAAGGGGAATAGCAGGAGATCCTTACTGGGCTCTCAGGCTGGTTAGCTACCCTGTTTCAAGCAGTGATGAGAAACGCACTGATGATACTGGGATGAT GGGATCGCACACAGACTACG GACTTGTTACACTGGTTAACCAGGATGATGACATTTGTGCCCTTGAG GTCCAAAATCGTTCCGGTGTGTGGATACGTGCCAACCCGATTCCTGAAACCTTTCTTTGCAACATCGGTGACATGCTCCAG GTCTGGTCAAATGgaatttaccaacccacagttcatAGAGTCATCAACAGCTCCCATCAACGCCGCGTTTCTGCTGTGTTTTTCTATGAG ACCGATTTTGATGCTGCCGTAGAGCCCGTTGAGTTGTGCGTGGAGAAAACAGGCGGCGTCGCCAAGTATGACAAGGTCGTGTATGGGGAGCGTCTGGTTCGGAAGGCCTTCTGCTGCTTTGGCCATTTATAG